In Camelina sativa cultivar DH55 chromosome 13, Cs, whole genome shotgun sequence, the genomic window CGatggtttgtttgttcttaCAGGAGCTAATAACTGATAGCGACAGGGATGCCATATTGAAAGGTCTTGATGATATCGAGAGGCAGATTGAAGCTGGTAAGTTTGAGTGGAGGACAGATCGAGAAGATGTGCATATGAACATTGAAGCAGCTCTTACTGATCTTATTGGTGAACCTGCAAAGAAACTTCACACAGCACGGAGCAGAAATGACCAATGTGCTACTGATTTCAAGCTTTGGTGCCGTGAGGCTATCGACACAATCATTGTTAAGATCAGAAATCTTCAGACATCACTTGTTGCATTGGCTTTGAAGAATGAGGTGTTGATTGTTCCTGGCTATACTCATCTTCAAAGAGCTCAGCCTGTTTTACTACCACATGTCCTCTTAACTTTTGTGGAGCAGGTTTGGAGTTCCTTCTTTGCTCAAGCTTTAGTTTGCCTTTTTGAgtccctttttgttttgttttctggtgAGGCTATGTTAGTCAAATTTAGCAGCAGCAATTTTTAACCATAATTAGCTTTACGGGGTTTATCTTCTGGTGATTAGGTCTTCCTATGTAATTCTGCATTGATTAGCTTGTGCCTTAAACCATCATAGGTTCTTACATTTGCTGAGATCTCTCTCACACAATCATCTTATATGTACCTAGTTACCAATTAGTCTTTTCCTGCCTCAGAACATGACAGGGTTCTTACATTTTACTTTCGCACTATTATCTTATTAGGATTTTACTTTCTTGACTGGTACTTTGTTCATCTATGGCAGCTCGAACGTGATGCTGGTCGTTATATGGACTGTCGAGCAAGGCTAAATTTCTCCCCCCTAGGAGCTTGTGCTTTGGCTGGAACTGGTTTACCCATTGATAGGTTTATGACTGCAAATGCTCTTGGATTTACCGAACCAATGAGAAACAGGTATGTTCCTAGTTCTTGTATTGGCTgcatcaactctctctctctctctaattatATGTCTTTCTCTGTAGGTTTACGGTTTCTAATttagtaagtttttttcttctttatttgaaATAGCATCGATGCAGTTTCAGATCGAGACTACGTGTTGGAGTTCTTATTTGCAAATTCCAACACAGCCATTCACCTGTCACGGCTGGGAGAAGAGTGGGTACTTTGGGCATCGGAAGAGTTTGGTTTCATGATTCCAAGTGATTCCGTTTCAACTGGAAGCAGTATAATGCCACAGAAGAAGAATCCAGACCCAATGGAACTTGTAAGAGGGAAATCTGCAAGAGTCATAGGCGATTTGGTCACTGTCCTGACACTATGCAAAGGACTTCCACTTGCTTACAACCGAGATTTCCAAGAAGATAAAGAACCGATGTTCGATAGTACCAAGACAATAATGGCAATGATAGATGTCTCTGCAGAATTTGCCCAGAATGTAACATTCAACCtagagagaattaaaaaaagtcTCCCCGCGGGACACCTTGACGCCACAACTCTGGCCGATTACCTTGTGAAGAAGGTAAATGTCagtttaaatttttcaaaatctttcatTTTGTAACTAGAGTCAGAAAGATAAATactgtctttttcttcttttttgttgattgtCAGGGGATGCCTTTTAGGTCATCTCATGACGTAGTTGGGAAACTAGTTGGAGTTTGCGTTTCAAGAGGCTGTGAACTTCAGAACTTAAGTCTGGAAGAGATGAAAAAGCTGAGCCCTGTTTTCGAAGAAGATGTGTTTGGATATCTGGGCGTCGAAAATTCAGTCAATAAATTCAGTTCATATGGGTCTACTGGATCAAACTGTGTAGCTGAGCAACTTGGCTACTGGGTCAACAAGCTGAACATGACCACCACCTGAGCTGGGACCAAACCATTAGCAAAAGAGTcgtctatttttcttttttttttttgaggataTTTGTTGTCAAGTACCAGGGAAACTTTCATGTAAAATGTTGCAGCAGATTGAGGTAGACAATACGTTGGTGCCTTCGCGTTGCAAATCTTAAAAATAAGTGTTACtgaagttttgtaatatttgaaaTCTAGATATTGTGTAAGTGTTTGGTATGCTTCGCGTTTCAGATGTTCTCTAAAATATCAATGTTCAATTCAATATATccaaacatcaaatcaaataataGTGGATTGCACTTCGATGTGATTTTTGGAACATGGGAGGACCCCACATGTCATGACATCCTCCTTAGGAGCTGCAACATCTGTTACATGTTATGTATGTAACTTGCGTTGTTCCAAAATGTCATTCTCCATTTTTTATGACCAAACACAAATTgacacaaacacaaaccagTAATAACCTCATTGGTGTTTCCTCTTCTCCAAAAATAGTTAAAGCTAATCTAATCTAATCCAAAAACTCTCCTTTCATTCAATATCCCATTTGATGGTTGAGTCACTTTCTGACTTTGACACAATTCTTGTCCTAAAATCCCATGTTAGCTACCACTGGTTGAtgctttttttagtttattagtCGGATGGATATTAACTATGGTGAAAGctccatcatttttttttaattgtttatgttACACTCAGTGGATCGAGTTTATATTGTTATCTGGTGAACCTCATTTCTCTTGTTATCTTTGACCTTAAgtccttgtttttgtttgtaatcaTTTTAACTTCTTTGGGGATTTCTCTGTCACGTAACTCAGTATTAACTTATACGCCACTAATTCTTAACACGATTGGGGTCTCTTAGAATTCCGTAGAAAGATGTAGTCGTGTCATTTGGTAACACTAAACAATCTCATTTATACAGAAAATTCAGATTAACATGATCTTCATCACACCAATCACTTTTTATCCCTATCTCACGATTATGCCCAACTACAAATTGAAATTAGACATGTCGTCGTAGATTGATTAATCACAAAAAAAGTCGTcggataaataaaattttaatttgttgcgACTTTGTCCTCCTCTCCACTAACTCGAAATAATATTCTCCAATGATTTGACCTGGTAACAGAAGTGTCGATCTTTTCGAAGTCTCTAAGACACTACACGTGGCTATCTTCTAAATCAACAAGACTCGACATAACACTTTTTAATTTGTCgactaaatataatttaaacccaaattaatttaaatgtaaaaacaacaaaaaaccaaaactttattaaaccaaagaaaaatttaaGGTTCAATGTAACAGTTTCGTCTTATATACTACAGTAACCGGAAACCGGTTAATTAAGCACCGGGCAAGAATCTTTGGAAGAAGCGTTGTTGTTATTATCGCCGTGCCAAGACCAGACGATGTCGTTTAACGCCGGCCGTACTTGTTCTTCGTATAACCTATCGTACTCCAACGTATCTCCCGCCGATTTGCAGAACTCAACCACCGATATCTCCGGCGCTACTTCGAACACTTCCGCCGTCATCGAAAGCCTTCCTTTTCTCCCTTCCGTTTTACCTTCCATCTTCACTTTGAAATCCTTGGTGATCTTCACCTTCATGTTCATCTCCTTCGTAACCGTTTCGATCTTCTCCATCACCTCCGTCGCCGACGACCGCGACGTGAACACCGATTGGACCTTCCTCTTGCTCTCGAACAAACTCGACAGATCGAATCCGGAAGACATCGATGAGATGAATTCGAACGCGTTGAAGAATTTAGGCGAGACCGGCTCTGTTTGATTTTCCCaatctccgtcttcttcttcttcgttttgctCTCCGCTGCTCTGAGAACAGATCGGTTCCTCGATTTTGAAAGCTAACGGCGGGGTGAAGTTTTTCCGGAGCCAAGGGGTTCTCATAATCGCCGGAATCGAGATCCGTCGATCTGGATCTACGACGAGGAGTTTCGAAATCAATCTCCTAGATTCCGGCGAAAACCACGGCGGAAACTCGAAATCCGCTCTGAAGATCTTCCGGTACATGTTCATAAGATTCTCGTCTTGAAACGGCAAACAACCGGCGAGGAGAACATACAAAACGACGCCGCACGACCATATATCAGCTTTAGCTCCGTCGTAACCTTTCTTCCGTAAAACCTCCGGCGCAACGTACGCCGGAGTTCCACACTGCGTGTGAAGCAATCCGTCGTGAAGGATCTGCTCAGGCAACGCGGATAATCCGAAATCTGAGATTTTCAGATCTCCGTTCTCGTCTAGGAGAAGGTTCTCAGGTTTCAGATCGCGATGAGAGACGCCTCTGCTATGGCAATAATCAACGGCTGAGATTAACTGCTGGAAATATCTTCGAGCGGCGTCTTCGTGAAGCTTACCTTTGGAGATTTTGCAGAAAAGCTCGCCGCCTCTAACGAACTCCATGACGAAGAAGATCTTCGTTTTCGTAGCCATGACTTCTTTTAGCTCGACGATGTTTGGATGACGAACGAGCTTCATGATTGAGATCTCTCGTTTGATTTGTTCCATCATGCCTGGTCTCTTCATTACTTGATCCTTGTTGATGACTTTGATGGCGACGCACTCGCCGCTTGTTATCTCTTTGCCGTAGTAGACTTTAGCGAAGGTTCCTTTGCCTAGTAGTCTTCCCATCTCGTACTTGCCGAACAAGATTCTCCGTTCTTCCTCCATTGAATTTTTTATAGGTTTCGTCTTTATAGTCtcaagggaaaacaaaaaaaggtgatATAGTAGAGAGGAGGGTTAAGAGAAGGTGGTGTTGAACCAAGAGGTTTGGTTAGTATTGTGAGTATATGAGAAGATATTACTGTCGTAGGTGAAGTAGAGTAATTCCATGTTGTCCATGGAGCTTATTtggggagaggaagaagaaagatatgACGATGAGTGAAATAACAAAGGAGTAAACAACACAGTTACGTGGTGTcctcttattattatatatatactttgatcAGGCAGGCACTTACATGTCACACCGCAAATACGTAACCCTTCtctaatgtaaaaaatatatttaattattaatatatactatatatttatacaaaattaaaaatgaaattgttTGCAGTTGGTTTTATTTAGTGGTGCTGgaaaatttaaatgtttatgTTATATAGTGTTGatacttaattttttaaaatactttttctatttttttttctacggaacaataatttcttttgagtttttcttcctttttttttcaaaatccttaatttgttaattaattggctaaaattatatcttatttattagtaaatcGTTTACTATAATTGTAGATTTCTAAATTATTGTAGCCAAATTTGTAGGGAAAAATAGAGTGTTAAATCAAATAATCAACGTCAAAGGCAATAGACAATCAATAATACTATAAAGCTAAGTTTGCAAGACACTATCAATATTTCTGAATCAAAATATGATATGTGTCAAAAGCTAAACGTTTattatcatcaaacaaaaaaataagctaTTTTGTATATTGGGTTAATCGATATAATGGGACGATTTCTGTGATCTTCTATTAAAGAAATACATTATTGCTCGAATTATATCGTGGGAGAGAAAGGAATAGGTTATCACATTATTGACAAAACTTCCTTAAAATAATGTCAATAATTCTCTCCAACGGTCTAATGCCTTTTGTCCGCGTATCTTATGTGGTGGTTCCACCCAATCTTttgtatattaaattttaaactcttttttatttttagttttaaaacatttcattaattttaatcataCAAATTAAGTTTCTGGTTGGTAGACTATGAAAACTCGaagttttaataaatttaaaaatctatatacaaaatgattTATATCTTGCTAAAGGatcaaaattagtttttattatgCTTGTATGATAAGGTTcatgcaaaatatatatacatataagaaaCTTTATAAGACATCTCTTACAATATATACGTATAAGAAACTTTATAAAGTCTCAACCAAAAGGAACTTTAAAAAACTTCTAGACAAATTTTGTGAGGCTCCATAAACAATATAGACTGGTCCCAACAATTATTTTTGGTGTTTATAaagatacacattttttttttgttatgaatctattataataacaaaaatacttttAGCTAATCGTGATTTTGGGATGTCACTTTCTTCAAAGTAGGGATATCTTTTGTGTTCACCAAGGAATGTTTTAAGATCAGGAGTTAGTACTTTACTAACCCATTAATAATAgcattataataataataataataatcaataattataaacgtaaaaaaaaaaaaaaaacaacgagaTTGGACACAAACCCCTTGTGACCCTCGTGTGCTGtctccaaaacaaaacagaaacgtCAGACAATGAATGTAacttcaaagaaaaagaaaaggttgaCATTTTCACAGCCAAAAGAGCTTCCCAAATATCGAACTgtacaacacacaaaaaaaaagagcttgGAAGGAAGGTATGCATGAGTTTTTACAGACAGAAAGCTTTTGCTACATCTGAAACCTAATCAAACACTATTATTCATTATTCATATTTCAAAGACATTGTTATTCCAACATCACCTTCACAAAGCAAAAGCTTATTTTTACCTATACACACTTTCCTCCTGCTTTAGCTCTGAGTACATTCAAATGGGTGAAAGTTTCCTTCTGCCAATTCTTGCATCCTAAACCTTTGCAGAAGCTCCACAGATCTGAAAGTGAATTATCAattcacaacaacaaatcaCCAAATCAACTTTGTGATCTCTGAAACCGTATGGAGTTTTAATATTAACTCAAATCACAGAAAACTTACAGGGGATTCTCTCGATTGTGGCTTAGCTTCTGTTGATTAATCTCCATTACTTCCACCACATTGGCCGTTGCAGGTCCAGCTGATCCACCCGCTACAATCGATGGGACTGCTGCGGTTGGGCTCCATATCTTCAGACACATTTTTATTAgcaaatgttaattttttaagaGATCTTACATGAAGTCAAAACAAACCCTGAAGATAGCTTTGTACCCTTTCTTACCTTTATTGTGTTATCAATTCCACTCGTGGCCACAACACTATCAAATGGGTGACACTGGATGCAGTTCACAACTAGAAACAAAGGCTTATTCTTTTAGCCAACCAAACGAAATTCACTgaatattggaaaaaaatactTAGGTAATAGATAAGCGTGATAAAGAAATTAACCTGCTTGATCGCCAAGAAGCACTTTCATAAGCCTTCCCGTCTGTTTCTCCCATATAAACCACCTACCATCATCGCTTCCGCTTGCAATATATTCACCTGAAatttggtaataaaatattCACAGAGAGTCATTGACgtttcaaattttgtaaattgcTTCTTTCTCATACACTGGGATAACATAAATGTTTCAACCCTAAGAAACTTACCTCTCTGACCAAGAAAACTGGCCTGCTTAATATCAGTCCCTGTATTACAGTGGCCAACATATCTACGCTTCATATCAATGGCTCCCTCTGGCTATAATCACCAAGAATCCAATGGTGTAGAagttatatatcaaattaaggAAGGGTATGACACAGCTTCAAAGAAGCCAAGCACTAACTTAATAAAACGCATTCAATGTGCTCAATTTGTTTCACTTCTAAAGAATTACCAATCCATAATCCTATAACTTACCTGATAAGACGTTCTATCATTTTGAGATGACGATGCAGTTCCTGAGGAGGCATTATCAACTGTATTTTCCATCGGTTTATCATCACCTACTCTATGAATTCGTAGGTTGAGACTGCCACGCATAGAATTCGAGTCTGGATCTCGTCCCTCATCATCAGACAAGGAAGTTTGAATATCCAACTCCAACTCCTCGTCATAATCAGAGTCTTCTCTTTCGGATCTTGACATATCATGTGAACTGTCACTGTTGGCCTCTGATCTATAAAGTATGTCACTCAAAGAAAGTACTCTAGTGGTTCCAGCACCCGTCTCTTCATTTTTCTCAGTTCCAGCTGTTTTGTCAAACAAAAGACAAGTACAAGAGTATTAAAATGTGAAAAGAAAGTCCCTTGCCTTAATCATGAAAGCTTTTAAGCACATAAATACTCCTTGGGAATGTAAAGATCCCCCAAGTCAAAGAAAAGAGCTCTACATGTGTTACTTTGATACACTTTCAAATTAGTAGAACATACATCAGACACATAGACAATACTATATTGTTCTGgacaaaaaattaaaggaagatAGAGATGCCAGATGGAGTTAAAGATGATTCTACGAATATATGTTAACGATTCTTCTCTCATGATTATGATAAATTCTCCTCATTGATCAATGGTACTAACTCATCGAAGAGCCAAAAAAACCATCTAAGCAGAAACATCTTGAACCTCTATTCTAGCTCGACGTGGAAAACGGTAACAGCATGAAAAGTGAAAAATTACTGTTACTAAGCAGTTTATCTGCAGGAAAAGACATACGTCAGTTGTCACAAACCTGCTTGAAGATCCCTTTTAATGCTCTCCACCTTTGCCACTATATCGGCATCTGATGGGTTCAGATGTTGTGCAGCAATCGCAAAATCTAAGGCTTCTTTACATCTTCCTAACTGCGTGAAAGCACATAAGTATATGAAATAGAAGGGAGGCTAAAATAAATGCTTATTGCAGAATCATCTCTCTGTCAAATAGTAAACTAAATTAACTGTGATCAGAGCTATAAATTTACTTGATGCAGCGCTTCAGACATGTAGTAATGAGCTTTAAAAGATGAAGCATCAATTCTCCGAGCATTTTGACAATCTCTTACGGCCATATGAGCATCATTCTTCCACTTCCTCTGGAAAATAAAGGAATCAGCTGACTGTGGTTATCAGGGAGGATGTAGTGATTCAAGCTAGTTATAGACACCAGTTCTAAAGGACCTTGAGCAACAATGCAGCACGAGTACAAAGGCATTCAAGCCTTAGCGCAGACTCTATATCATTAGAATGAGCATCCAGAACTTCATTAGCTGCCTCAATTGCATAGAAAACATCTGTACCCTCTTCTAAAG contains:
- the LOC104735106 gene encoding WD and tetratricopeptide repeats protein 1; its protein translation is MENLRFHDGNIFNLLHTRSQDPGHEVDQRMQLHSSLVRRLSQEEEMEGHQGCVNALAWNSNGSLLISGSDDLRINIWNYSSRKLLHSIDTGHTANIFCTKFVPETSDELVVSGAGDAEVRLFDLSRLSSRGDDDNAITPSALYQCHTRRVKKLAVEPGNPNVVWSASEDGTLRQHDFRESTSCPPAGSAHQECRSVLLDLRSGAKRALADPPKQTLSLKSCDISATRPHLLLVGGSDAFARLYDRRMLPPLTSSRKRMPPPPCVNYFCPIHLSERGRTNLHLTHVTFSPNGEEVLLSYSGEHAYLMNVNNGTGIMQYTPGDVDNFFSFSNALHNVESPPQVSVTPQSGSHRNNNFATVKKCTELVEIAKMSLEEGTDVFYAIEAANEVLDAHSNDIESALRLECLCTRAALLLKRKWKNDAHMAVRDCQNARRIDASSFKAHYYMSEALHQLGRCKEALDFAIAAQHLNPSDADIVAKVESIKRDLQAAGTEKNEETGAGTTRVLSLSDILYRSEANSDSSHDMSRSEREDSDYDEELELDIQTSLSDDEGRDPDSNSMRGSLNLRIHRVGDDKPMENTVDNASSGTASSSQNDRTSYQPEGAIDMKRRYVGHCNTGTDIKQASFLGQRGEYIASGSDDGRWFIWEKQTGRLMKVLLGDQAVVNCIQCHPFDSVVATSGIDNTIKIWSPTAAVPSIVAGGSAGPATANVVEVMEINQQKLSHNRENPLSVELLQRFRMQELAEGNFHPFECTQS
- the LOC104735105 gene encoding CBL-interacting serine/threonine-protein kinase 5, which codes for MEEERRILFGKYEMGRLLGKGTFAKVYYGKEITSGECVAIKVINKDQVMKRPGMMEQIKREISIMKLVRHPNIVELKEVMATKTKIFFVMEFVRGGELFCKISKGKLHEDAARRYFQQLISAVDYCHSRGVSHRDLKPENLLLDENGDLKISDFGLSALPEQILHDGLLHTQCGTPAYVAPEVLRKKGYDGAKADIWSCGVVLYVLLAGCLPFQDENLMNMYRKIFRADFEFPPWFSPESRRLISKLLVVDPDRRISIPAIMRTPWLRKNFTPPLAFKIEEPICSQSSGEQNEEEEDGDWENQTEPVSPKFFNAFEFISSMSSGFDLSSLFESKRKVQSVFTSRSSATEVMEKIETVTKEMNMKVKITKDFKVKMEGKTEGRKGRLSMTAEVFEVAPEISVVEFCKSAGDTLEYDRLYEEQVRPALNDIVWSWHGDNNNNASSKDSCPVLN
- the LOC104735103 gene encoding argininosuccinate lyase, chloroplastic-like is translated as MGVIDLSFSQSLLLSPSRSTPTSSTHRSISFLPAGINKSRSLPPLRSMSHDDDTASKEAKLWGGRFEESVTEKVEMFTESISFDKVLYKQDIMGSKAHATMLAHQELITDSDRDAILKGLDDIERQIEAGKFEWRTDREDVHMNIEAALTDLIGEPAKKLHTARSRNDQCATDFKLWCREAIDTIIVKIRNLQTSLVALALKNEVLIVPGYTHLQRAQPVLLPHVLLTFVEQLERDAGRYMDCRARLNFSPLGACALAGTGLPIDRFMTANALGFTEPMRNSIDAVSDRDYVLEFLFANSNTAIHLSRLGEEWVLWASEEFGFMIPSDSVSTGSSIMPQKKNPDPMELVRGKSARVIGDLVTVLTLCKGLPLAYNRDFQEDKEPMFDSTKTIMAMIDVSAEFAQNVTFNLERIKKSLPAGHLDATTLADYLVKKGMPFRSSHDVVGKLVGVCVSRGCELQNLSLEEMKKLSPVFEEDVFGYLGVENSVNKFSSYGSTGSNCVAEQLGYWVNKLNMTTT